A genomic region of Lysinibacillus sp. 2017 contains the following coding sequences:
- a CDS encoding thioredoxin family protein, which yields MQEITTIEQFTELTGTEKSVIVKFFAGWCPDCTRMDMFIDPIIEEYTQYDWYSINRDNFPDLAEKYQVMGIPSLLIFKNGEKLAHLHSANAKSPAQIEEFLNAQA from the coding sequence ATGCAAGAAATTACAACAATTGAACAATTTACTGAATTAACGGGTACTGAAAAGTCAGTAATCGTGAAATTCTTCGCTGGCTGGTGCCCTGACTGCACACGTATGGATATGTTTATCGATCCAATTATCGAAGAGTATACTCAATATGACTGGTACTCTATTAACCGCGATAACTTCCCTGACTTAGCAGAGAAATATCAAGTAATGGGGATTCCATCATTATTAATCTTCAAAAATGGTGAAAAATTGGCTCACTTACATAGTGCTAACGCAAAATCACCTGCACAAATTGAAGAGTTTTTAAACGCACAAGCTTAA